A DNA window from Bdellovibrio sp. BCCA contains the following coding sequences:
- a CDS encoding efflux RND transporter periplasmic adaptor subunit: protein MSKKKILPIVVIVVLLILAYAVKAILFKNKFSYAGTVEVTKVDIPARVSSVISSFPVKEGQVVDKGQMLVQLACEDIKIAYELAKSSYDRSYRLYRSGSIAKEAFDQVKTKKEDTELRRNWCDIASPLKGTVLTTYFEPGEMVAPGAKLLTVGDLEKVYAYFYLPHDEISKLKLQQKVKAVVPELDKKEFSGVVSYINPEAEFTPKNVQTRDERTRLVYAVKIYFENPEGVLKPGMTLEWPAED, encoded by the coding sequence ATGTCTAAGAAAAAGATTCTTCCTATTGTCGTGATAGTTGTTCTTTTGATTCTGGCCTACGCTGTAAAAGCGATTCTTTTTAAAAATAAATTTTCTTATGCAGGAACGGTGGAAGTCACAAAAGTGGATATTCCGGCACGCGTGTCTTCGGTGATCAGTTCTTTTCCTGTCAAAGAAGGGCAAGTCGTTGATAAAGGGCAGATGCTCGTGCAGCTGGCTTGTGAGGATATCAAGATCGCTTACGAACTTGCCAAGAGCAGTTATGATCGTTCGTACCGTCTGTATCGCAGTGGCAGTATCGCGAAAGAAGCCTTTGATCAGGTGAAAACCAAAAAAGAAGACACCGAGCTTCGTCGCAATTGGTGTGATATCGCTTCACCCTTAAAAGGCACCGTTCTGACGACTTATTTTGAACCAGGGGAGATGGTAGCCCCCGGAGCGAAGTTGTTAACCGTGGGCGATCTAGAAAAAGTGTATGCGTATTTCTATTTGCCTCATGATGAAATATCAAAACTCAAGCTTCAGCAAAAAGTTAAAGCGGTGGTTCCGGAACTGGATAAAAAAGAATTCTCCGGTGTGGTTTCTTACATCAATCCCGAAGCTGAGTTCACACCTAAGAACGTGCAAACGCGCGATGAACGAACTCGATTGGTCTACGCCGTGAAAATATATTTTGAGAATCCCGAAGGTGTTTTGAAGCCCGGCATGACTTTGGAGTGGCCGGCGGAGGATTAG
- a CDS encoding ABC transporter ATP-binding protein, with the protein MSEISLSVQDLSKELRRTQALKGLSMEFAPHQIHGIIGPEGAGKTTFLRHLMGLLKADSGTITFHEDGKEISFQAIRESVAYMPQTQSLYPELSIHEHLEFFKTLYQVPSDVYVERRKKLLQMARLEEFTDRLASQLSGGMYKKLGLICSLLSSPKVLLLDEPTNGVDPLSRKDFWGLLYDLRDQEEILILVTTSYMDEALKCQQVHLLFDGQTLLEGPPQEILKEQKCKTFDDVFLQYDSSLEST; encoded by the coding sequence ATGTCTGAGATATCATTGAGCGTTCAAGATCTCTCAAAAGAACTAAGACGCACGCAAGCGCTCAAAGGTCTCTCCATGGAGTTTGCGCCTCATCAGATTCACGGGATCATTGGGCCGGAGGGGGCAGGCAAGACGACTTTCTTAAGACATTTGATGGGACTTTTGAAAGCAGATTCCGGGACCATTACATTTCATGAAGACGGCAAAGAGATTTCGTTTCAAGCTATTCGCGAATCCGTTGCCTATATGCCGCAAACACAAAGTCTTTATCCGGAACTCAGTATTCACGAGCACCTGGAATTTTTTAAAACTCTTTATCAGGTTCCATCCGATGTTTACGTCGAGCGAAGAAAAAAACTTCTGCAAATGGCCCGCCTTGAAGAGTTTACGGACCGTCTCGCATCACAGCTTTCCGGTGGAATGTACAAAAAGCTCGGGCTTATTTGTTCGTTGTTGTCGTCGCCGAAAGTTTTACTGCTCGATGAGCCGACTAATGGCGTGGATCCTTTAAGTCGCAAAGATTTTTGGGGACTACTTTATGATCTTCGCGACCAAGAGGAAATTTTAATTTTAGTTACAACGTCTTATATGGATGAAGCGCTGAAATGTCAGCAAGTGCACTTGTTATTCGATGGGCAAACTTTGTTGGAAGGTCCTCCGCAAGAAATTTTAAAAGAACAGAAATGCAAAACATTTGATGACGTCTTTTTGCAATACGATTCGTCCCTGGAGTCCACATGA
- a CDS encoding ABC transporter ATP-binding protein, translating into MKVVDVKELSVKFGDYYAVNNISFNVEKGEIFGFLGANGAGKTTTIRVLCGLLLPSHGTARICDIDVLSDAFAVKQKVGYMSQKFTLYDDLTVKENLAFTASLRKIDDKKFKEQKEKLLKFIRFKEAEDVLVRDIPGGVKQQVSLVASVLHDPELVFLDEPTAGVSPAYRKRFWDLIQELADEGKTVFVTTHYMDEAEHCERIALMRSGELIALDSPLNLKKNSFPEKDPEDVTLEDVFIYQVEGK; encoded by the coding sequence ATGAAAGTGGTGGATGTTAAAGAATTATCAGTGAAGTTTGGCGATTACTACGCTGTGAACAATATTTCTTTCAATGTGGAAAAAGGAGAGATCTTTGGGTTTCTAGGAGCCAATGGAGCAGGAAAGACCACGACCATTCGTGTGCTCTGCGGGCTTTTATTGCCCTCTCATGGAACAGCCCGAATTTGTGATATTGATGTTTTATCTGACGCCTTCGCCGTGAAACAAAAAGTTGGCTATATGTCGCAAAAGTTTACTTTGTATGATGATTTGACCGTGAAAGAAAATCTGGCATTCACGGCCTCATTAAGAAAAATCGACGATAAAAAATTTAAAGAACAAAAAGAAAAGTTATTAAAATTCATTCGCTTTAAAGAAGCCGAAGATGTTTTAGTGCGTGACATTCCCGGTGGAGTCAAGCAGCAGGTCAGTTTGGTTGCTTCTGTTCTTCACGATCCTGAATTGGTTTTTCTTGATGAACCCACGGCAGGAGTGAGCCCTGCTTATCGAAAAAGATTTTGGGATCTGATTCAAGAGCTTGCCGATGAAGGAAAAACAGTTTTTGTAACAACTCATTATATGGATGAGGCAGAACACTGTGAGCGGATTGCGCTTATGCGCTCTGGCGAACTTATTGCCTTGGATTCTCCGCTCAATTTAAAGAAAAACAGTTTCCCGGAAAAAGATCCCGAAGATGTAACCTTGGAAGACGTCTTTATTTATCAAGTGGAGGGAAAATGA
- a CDS encoding ABC transporter permease yields the protein MKFRSIVAIAKKEVFHVVRDPFTVALALGMPVVMVLFFGFAIEFNMERIGLAVFDGNKTQNSWDLQKAFTSSGYFHSSPVMSPALAIQALDEGRSHAALVIPPTYSQDIKPFSQSSVQILIDGSDNSSAASIVGYLGGIQKKLIENEFGRFREPVQVQTRFLFNPELNSRWFVVPGLAAAIIAILSILLTALTVAREWENGSMELLLSTPVRPVEIILGKLMPYSVMGIIAVFFVFIMSQLVFSVPFRGNFLVYLAACLIFLSTYLAQGLLISVVTRKQQLSMQFAMLSGLLPTILLSGFIFPVEHMPNFFYYFTMLLPARWFIKISRELFLQGASFLDILPSFLALCALFVLMIFLATKKFKKDVEP from the coding sequence ATGAAATTTCGCTCCATCGTGGCCATTGCCAAAAAAGAAGTCTTTCATGTGGTGCGAGATCCTTTCACCGTGGCCTTGGCATTGGGAATGCCTGTGGTTATGGTGCTTTTTTTTGGTTTTGCCATTGAGTTTAATATGGAGCGTATTGGACTGGCCGTCTTTGATGGAAATAAAACGCAGAACTCATGGGATCTACAAAAAGCGTTTACAAGTTCGGGATATTTTCATTCAAGTCCTGTGATGAGTCCTGCTTTGGCTATTCAAGCTTTGGACGAGGGAAGATCTCATGCGGCTTTAGTCATTCCCCCCACCTACAGTCAGGATATCAAACCTTTTTCTCAAAGTTCGGTGCAGATCTTGATTGATGGCTCTGATAATTCATCGGCGGCTTCGATCGTTGGATATCTTGGCGGAATCCAAAAAAAATTGATTGAAAATGAATTTGGCCGCTTTCGCGAACCCGTGCAAGTGCAGACGCGTTTTCTTTTTAATCCGGAACTTAACAGTCGCTGGTTTGTGGTGCCTGGATTGGCCGCCGCCATTATCGCGATTCTTTCTATTTTGCTGACAGCACTGACGGTTGCGCGCGAATGGGAAAATGGTTCGATGGAGCTGCTCCTGTCGACTCCTGTTCGGCCTGTCGAAATCATTCTTGGAAAACTTATGCCTTACTCGGTGATGGGCATCATTGCTGTGTTCTTTGTTTTTATCATGTCGCAGTTGGTTTTCTCGGTTCCCTTTCGCGGGAATTTTCTGGTTTATCTGGCGGCGTGTTTGATTTTTCTTAGTACCTATCTGGCTCAAGGTCTTTTGATTTCGGTGGTGACAAGAAAGCAGCAACTTAGCATGCAGTTTGCGATGCTTTCAGGACTGTTGCCGACGATTCTTCTGTCTGGATTTATTTTTCCCGTCGAGCACATGCCGAACTTTTTTTATTATTTCACGATGCTTTTGCCAGCGCGGTGGTTCATCAAAATCAGCCGTGAGCTCTTTTTACAGGGAGCAAGTTTCTTGGATATTCTGCCGTCGTTTTTAGCTCTATGTGCGCTGTTTGTTTTAATGATTTTTCTGGCGACAAAGAAATTTAAAAAGGATGTCGAGCCATGA